The nucleotide window CAGCTCCATGGTCCCGGGTATTCGCGAACTGTGTATTGCAACCAGCCACTAATTCATGAGAAGAAATCCCTATTTTACTGCAACAATAACATATCAACTACCAAGTACAATGTCCTCACATTCTTGCCTAAGGCACTCTTTGAGCAATTCCGAAGGGTGGCTAACATATACTTCCTTTTGGCTGCTTGCCTCTCAGCCTCTCCAATTTCACCTTTCAGCCCTCTGAGCATGATTGCTCCTCTGGCATTTGTTGTGGGTCTTAGTATGGCGAAGGAAGCATTGGAGGATTCCCGCAGGTTCCTTCAGGATGTCAAGGTTAATAACCGGAAAGTTAGTGTCCATAAAAGTAATGGTGAGTTTGTCCCCAGGTCTTGGCAGAGAGTTATGGTTGGGGATGTTGTAAAAGTAGAGAAGGACCAATTTTTTCCAGCAGACTTGCTTCTACTGTCATCAAGTTATGAGGATGGGATATGTTATGTGGAAACAATGAATTTGGACGGCGAAACCAACTTGAAGGTGAAAAGATCTTTGGAGGCAACCCTGTCTCTGGATAATGATGGAGCCTTTTGGGATTTCTCAGGAACAATACATTGTGAAGACCCAAATCCCAATCTCTATAGCTTTGTTGGCAACTTTGAGTATGAACGTCAGGTTTATCCCCTTGATCCTAGTCAAATTCTCCTTCGTGATTCAAAGCTTAGGAATACTGATTATATCTATGGGGTGGTCATTTTCACTGGTCATGATAGCAAAGTCATgcagaattctacaaaatcCCCGTCAAAAAGGAGCACAATAGAGAAAAAGATGGATCATATAATATACACTCTCTTCACCGTCCTCATATTGATTTCATTTATTAGTTCAATAGGATTTGTTGTGAAGACCAAGTTCCAAGTCCCAAAGTGGTGGTATCTGCAGCCGGATAACATCGAATACCAGTATGATCCTAAGAAGATTATGTTGGCTGGGATGAGCCATTTGATTACTGCACTGATTCTTTATGGATATTTGATACCTATCTCACTTTATGTTTCAATTGAGATTGTGAAGGTATTACAAGCGTCTTTCATTAACCAAGACATTCAAATGTATGATGAAGAAACTGGGACACCAGCAGATGCACGGACATCAAATTTAAATGAAGAATTGGGTCAGGTAGACACTATCCTCTCTGATAAGACTGGAACTTTAACCTGCAATCAGATGGACTTTTTGAAGTGCTCCATTGCTGGTACTTCTTATGGTGTACGCTCCAGTGAAGTTGAACTTGCTGCTGCAAAGCAGATGGCTTCTGATATGGAGGAGCAGGATACGGAATCAGATCTCTCTAATTTCCCCATGATTAAGGGTAGAGTTCCACGACAAAATGTTAGAAGAGCAGAAGAAATTGAACTTGAGACTGTTGTAACTTCCAAAGGAGATGAGGATAAAAGGCCTGCAATAAAGGGGTTTGGTTTTGAAGACAGCCGCCTCATGAATGGTAACTGGTTGAAAGATCCCAAAGCAGATATCATGCTATTGTTTTTCCGGATATTATCAGTTTGCCATACTGCCATTCCTGAGGTGAATGAGGAGACTGGCATTTGTACATATGAAGCTGAGTCACCCGATGAAGGGGCTTTTCTTGTAGCAGCAAGAGaatttggttttgagtttttcagaAGAACTCAATCGACTGTTGTTGTACGTGAAAAGTTTTCTGCCTCAGGAGGAGTGGTTGAAAGGTGAGGTGACATGGATAGAATGTATTTTGGTTACCTTTTTCCTGCTTTCCAACTTTGATTTTTGCTTTAGAATTCTTTCAATTGTTATTTGAGTGTGACTTATGTTGCATTTTCTTAGCctgattttatttgttttgggtCAATTATACAGGGAGTATAAAATATTGAATTTGCTAGATTTTACTAGCAAAAGAAAGCGAATGTCCGTGATTGTTCGTGATGAGGAGGGAAACATTATTCTTTTCTGCAAAGGAGCAGACAGGTTAGCTCACTTAATTTTCTCAGTTACTATGTTGGACAGCCGATGCACAAGCATCCAGCCTTAGGAGGGTCCGGGAAGGGAGTTTGGGTATATAATCGCAGCAACGTGTTATTTCGAGAGAAGTTGCTTACATAAACACACAATTACGGCGTGAAAGGATTTTCAGCATTTATCTTTAAACTTGACTTCCTTTTTTCTCCTGCTTGTTCTTGCAGCATTATATTTGATCGATTGTCAGAGAATGGAAAAATGTATTTGGAGGCTACTACTAGGCACCTTAATGAATATGGAGAAAATGGTTTGCGAACACTTGCTCTTGCTTACAAAAGGCTTAATGAGCAAGAGTACACTGAGTGGAACAATGAGTTTCATAAAGCCAGGACTGCTGTTGGGACTGACAGAGAGGCATTGCTTGAGGAGGTATCGGATCTTATGGAAAGGGAGTTGATTCTTATTGGTGCAACTGCTGTGGAAGATAAACTGCAGAAAGGGGTAGGCTGCATCTTCTTTTGTAGTCATCATTATTTTatgcttttctatttttcaaacaCTCAAATGTGGTCGCTCTTTCAGGTGCCTCAGTGTATTGATAAACTTGCTCAAGCTGGTCTCAAGATCTGGGTATTGACAGGAGATAAGATGGAAACTGCAATCAACATTGGGTCTGTCTATTGCAAATTAAATAGCTGCATGactcttttccatttttttctcgAAATGATTCAGGTTGAACTTAACATACCTCTATACATGAGctcaataaatttttgtttctgTGGTGCAGTTTTGCTTGTAGTTTGCTTCGACAGGGCATGAAGCAAATCTGTATTACTCTGGATTCAGATGCAGTAACCAATGATCGCCTAGAGGTActtcttattttttaacttcATTTCAATAGAGTAAATAAATTCGCTTTTAACTTGTGGACATTGGGTTTCATCTGATATAGACCTAGTCCTTGTAATGCCGCAGGTGGTCAAGGGCAACATCTTGAATCAAATCACCAATGCCGCACAAATGATAAATATGGAGAAGGATCCCCATGCTGCATTTGCATTAATTATTGATGGGAAAACTCTAACATATGCTTTAGAAGACGACATGAAGCATCAGTTTTTGGGATTAGCTGTTGACTGTGCATCTGTCATTTGCTGTCGTGTGTCTCCCAAGCAAAAGGCATTGGTAAGacatctttttatttgtttattcatCTGTACCTTGTTGGGCTCTATTTCGGCTATTTTATAGCGCATTTCAATAGTTGATCACTATAAATGATGTTACTTGTTCAATTAGTGGAGTAAAAATTGTGCAAAACTATAATGCTTTATGTTAGACAGGAAAAACTAGTTATGTATGCGTGGTATGTTTTGTTTGTGCATAACTACACACCTGTAGGTTGAGATTATCCAATCTTAATGCTTTTACAGTGACAACTGAAGGAGCAGAAAGCTTCGCCGTGTACTGTTTTTTAGTATCTTAATCCCGTATTCTTTTGGCATCAGGTGACAAGGTTAGTGAAAGAAGGAACTGGAAAGACCACCCTAGCAATAGGTGATGGTGCCAATGATGTTGGTATGATTCAAGAAGCAGATATTGGTGTGGGAATCAGTGGGGTTGAAGGTATGCAGGTCAGTAactgctttcttttctttcaaaaaattatatgcATCAGACAACTTTCACTACATATGATATCTAATGTAACATACTCTCTTTCCTGACGCTATACCATATGCTTCTTACCCAGTTCAGTAATTACGTTATGAACCTTATGTATATTAGTCTAGTTAAGACTCGTTAATTGTTATTTTCATCCATAAGAACACACAATTTATCTGTTTTGGAGTATTTAACATTTCTGGAAGTTTGTTGAACTGAAGCTTGGAAAATCCTCTTTCAGGCTGTGATGGCTAGTGACTTTTCTATTGCCCAATTTCGGTTCTTGGAGAGGCTTCTGGTTATCCATGGACACTGGTGTTACAAGAGAATTGCACAAATGGTAATTATTGACTAATATTCATCTTGAATCTTAGTCTTCAGTCAGAAGTTGGATATCTTGACTGTCTCGTCTGCTGTCCATCCTGTGCATGGATATTAAAGCATGTAACGTCTTTAGCATATTGTATTTCTATTAAATATTTTCCTAATTTCTCCTCTACCATGTTCTTTTATGCATGCCAGATATGCTATTTCTTCTACAAAAATATAGCATTTGGGCTCACCATATTCTATTTTGAGGCCTTTGCGGGATTCTCTGGTCAATCGGTTTATGATGACTGGTACATGATATTGTTCAATGTTGTTCTCACATCATTGCCTGTCATCTCACTTggagtttttgaacaagatgttCCATCAGAAGTTTGCTTACAGGTTTGTTCTCTTGAAATGCCTCCAATATAGTCCACATTTTCATCCGTGTTTGGAAGATCCTATTCTTATGAGCTGTTTCTTTTTCCAGTTTCCTGCACTATATCAACAAGGACCCAAAAATTTGTTCTTTGACTGGTATAGAATATTGGGATGGATGGGCAATGGTCTCTATTCGTCTCTCATTATTTTcttcctagttataatcatctTCTATGATCAAGCATTCCGGATAAATGGCCAAACTGCGGATATGGCTGCTGTCGGTACAACAATGTTCACTTGCATCATCTGCGCTGTCAACTGTCAGATTGCGTTGACAATGAGCCATTTCACATGGATCCAACACCTCTTTGTGTGGGGTAGCATAGCCACATGGTACCTCTTTCTCTTGCTATATGGCGTGCTTCCTCCGAAATATTCCAAGACTGCCTACCAGATATTGATTGAAGTTCTTGCTCCGGCTCCTATTTATTGGACAGCAACACTTCTGGTAACAGTTGCATGCATTCTTCCTTATCTTGCCCACATATCCTTCCAAAGATGTTTTAATcccatggatcatcacatcatCCAAGAAATCAAGTACTACAAGAAGGATATCGAAGATCGACACATGTGGACGAGGGAGAGCTCCAAGGCGAGACAAGAAACGAAGATCGGATTCACGGCAAGAGTGGAAGCCAAGATTAGACAATTGAAAGGGAGGCTGCAGAAGAAGCAATCTGCATTGGGGGTTCCATCACCAACTTAcacataataatatataattttaatagtttttcAATTCTTTCAGGCTCTGCGGGGTTGGGTTCTTTAGTTTTTGCTCTTAGCCTCATTCAAATTCTTTACATGTTTGCATTGTTT belongs to Arachis duranensis cultivar V14167 chromosome 8, aradu.V14167.gnm2.J7QH, whole genome shotgun sequence and includes:
- the LOC107461450 gene encoding probable phospholipid-transporting ATPase 4 translates to MTKGRIRARIRRSHLYTFGCLRPQTTEEGGPHPLQLHGPGYSRTVYCNQPLIHEKKSLFYCNNNISTTKYNVLTFLPKALFEQFRRVANIYFLLAACLSASPISPFSPLSMIAPLAFVVGLSMAKEALEDSRRFLQDVKVNNRKVSVHKSNGEFVPRSWQRVMVGDVVKVEKDQFFPADLLLLSSSYEDGICYVETMNLDGETNLKVKRSLEATLSLDNDGAFWDFSGTIHCEDPNPNLYSFVGNFEYERQVYPLDPSQILLRDSKLRNTDYIYGVVIFTGHDSKVMQNSTKSPSKRSTIEKKMDHIIYTLFTVLILISFISSIGFVVKTKFQVPKWWYLQPDNIEYQYDPKKIMLAGMSHLITALILYGYLIPISLYVSIEIVKVLQASFINQDIQMYDEETGTPADARTSNLNEELGQVDTILSDKTGTLTCNQMDFLKCSIAGTSYGVRSSEVELAAAKQMASDMEEQDTESDLSNFPMIKGRVPRQNVRRAEEIELETVVTSKGDEDKRPAIKGFGFEDSRLMNGNWLKDPKADIMLLFFRILSVCHTAIPEVNEETGICTYEAESPDEGAFLVAAREFGFEFFRRTQSTVVVREKFSASGGVVEREYKILNLLDFTSKRKRMSVIVRDEEGNIILFCKGADSIIFDRLSENGKMYLEATTRHLNEYGENGLRTLALAYKRLNEQEYTEWNNEFHKARTAVGTDREALLEEVSDLMERELILIGATAVEDKLQKGVPQCIDKLAQAGLKIWVLTGDKMETAINIGFACSLLRQGMKQICITLDSDAVTNDRLEVVKGNILNQITNAAQMINMEKDPHAAFALIIDGKTLTYALEDDMKHQFLGLAVDCASVICCRVSPKQKALVTRLVKEGTGKTTLAIGDGANDVGMIQEADIGVGISGVEGMQAVMASDFSIAQFRFLERLLVIHGHWCYKRIAQMICYFFYKNIAFGLTIFYFEAFAGFSGQSVYDDWYMILFNVVLTSLPVISLGVFEQDVPSEVCLQFPALYQQGPKNLFFDWYRILGWMGNGLYSSLIIFFLVIIIFYDQAFRINGQTADMAAVGTTMFTCIICAVNCQIALTMSHFTWIQHLFVWGSIATWYLFLLLYGVLPPKYSKTAYQILIEVLAPAPIYWTATLLVTVACILPYLAHISFQRCFNPMDHHIIQEIKYYKKDIEDRHMWTRESSKARQETKIGFTARVEAKIRQLKGRLQKKQSALGVPSPTYT